One Weissella coleopterorum DNA segment encodes these proteins:
- a CDS encoding L-lactate permease — translation MLLIALLAVLLPLILLAGLNLPAAKGMAISAGVVLVTAALFWKMSGLVLLASILQGLHKTLPILWILFGALLMLEVLKKTGAIERINQGFMQVTTDRRVLTVLIVYLFGGLIEGVSGFGTPAMVTAPLMLALGFNPLAAVTLALVGDSTAASFGAVGTPLTVGLSNLSGGASYIQLIGQMITRVELTAGTFVPTLIIWLLIKFFGSKTDDQGKFKEMIPWSLALGLSYSLIAFITVHLIGYEFASIVTPLVVLGLALLSIRLHWLLPASVYQNNFGSAIGKTPADNPETTKTMPLWLAWLPYLIVVLLLLISRTVGSVRYLFGQYLDLSWVQILGFSEINSSWQFLSSPGTILTLAAVIGLILQKRTLKPLVGSAKSVLSGMKLTGFTLAVTLMMVQIFSNSGLNQGDLASMPTYIANAVADVLAPVWPFVAPLLGELGSFITGSATVSTLTFAPIQADVAQQAGLNGQLMMALQVIGAAAGNMICVHNIVAASAVVGLAGQEGQILRRTAIPALVYWILLGITGVFWLLWI, via the coding sequence ATGTTATTGATTGCATTGTTAGCGGTTTTGTTACCGTTAATTTTATTAGCAGGGCTTAATTTGCCGGCGGCTAAAGGCATGGCTATTAGTGCAGGAGTGGTTTTAGTTACAGCAGCACTTTTTTGGAAAATGTCGGGCTTGGTATTGCTCGCATCGATTTTACAAGGGTTACATAAAACTTTGCCTATTTTATGGATTTTGTTTGGTGCTTTATTAATGTTGGAAGTTTTAAAAAAAACTGGGGCAATTGAACGAATTAACCAAGGATTTATGCAGGTGACCACAGACCGGCGCGTCTTGACGGTTTTAATTGTATATTTATTTGGTGGTTTAATTGAAGGAGTATCTGGTTTTGGAACTCCAGCTATGGTGACAGCGCCGTTGATGCTCGCATTGGGATTTAATCCATTGGCAGCGGTCACGTTAGCACTTGTGGGAGATTCAACGGCGGCTTCGTTTGGAGCAGTTGGAACTCCATTAACTGTTGGATTAAGTAATTTATCAGGTGGAGCTAGCTATATTCAGTTAATTGGTCAAATGATTACAAGGGTTGAGTTAACGGCCGGAACCTTTGTGCCGACATTAATTATTTGGCTCTTAATCAAGTTCTTTGGTTCTAAAACTGATGATCAGGGTAAATTCAAAGAGATGATACCATGGAGTTTGGCTTTGGGGTTAAGTTATTCTTTGATAGCGTTTATTACGGTTCATTTAATAGGTTATGAATTCGCTTCAATCGTGACTCCTCTAGTGGTTTTGGGGCTAGCACTTTTGTCAATTCGGTTACATTGGTTGTTACCAGCATCGGTTTATCAAAATAATTTTGGATCGGCGATTGGAAAAACACCGGCTGATAATCCAGAGACCACGAAAACTATGCCGCTATGGTTGGCATGGCTGCCATATTTAATCGTGGTGTTGTTACTATTAATTTCACGGACAGTTGGCTCAGTTCGTTATTTGTTTGGGCAATATCTAGATTTATCGTGGGTCCAAATTTTAGGCTTTTCAGAGATTAATTCTAGTTGGCAATTCTTGTCATCCCCAGGAACGATATTAACGCTTGCTGCGGTGATTGGATTGATCCTGCAGAAACGAACCCTTAAACCATTGGTGGGAAGTGCCAAAAGTGTTTTAAGTGGAATGAAATTAACAGGTTTTACATTAGCAGTAACCTTGATGATGGTGCAAATTTTTAGTAATTCAGGTTTAAATCAAGGTGATTTAGCTAGTATGCCAACGTATATTGCTAATGCGGTTGCCGACGTGTTGGCCCCTGTTTGGCCATTTGTTGCTCCGTTACTTGGTGAGTTGGGGTCCTTTATTACGGGGAGTGCCACCGTGTCCACCTTAACTTTTGCACCAATTCAAGCCGATGTGGCGCAACAAGCAGGGCTGAATGGTCAATTAATGATGGCATTACAAGTCATTGGAGCAGCTGCTGGAAATATGATCTGTGTGCACAATATTGTGGCTGCCAGTGCAGTGGTCGGTTTAGCTGGGCAAGAAGGCCAGATTTTAAGACGGACCGCTATCCCGGCATTAGTTTACTGGATTCTCTTAGGAATAACCGGGGTATTTTGGTTGCTTTGGATTTAA
- a CDS encoding aldo/keto reductase translates to MRYINFGQTDLQVSDTALGVMRMDQKSTQEATQIVEKAFMKGINFFDTADIYGSGQSSTVFGEALDASSLTRDQYFLQSKGGIILEKGQINGDRLKGPRYDFDAKHLIAAVDIELQRLHTDYLDSFLLHRPDTLQDPAEIAMAFNQLQQAGKVRHFGVSNMNPWQIELLQSALNQKLVANQLQFGIMHTGMIDAEFHVNMQDPRSIDHDGGILAYSRLQQMTIQAWSPFQYGFFEGPFIDNPKFPEINAKLQEIADKNNTSKNAVAVAWITYHPANMQVILGSMNINRIDEMTDADQVHLTNQEWYDIYLAAGNDLP, encoded by the coding sequence ATGCGCTATATTAATTTTGGCCAAACTGACCTTCAAGTTTCCGACACTGCTCTTGGTGTCATGCGAATGGATCAAAAATCAACGCAAGAAGCGACGCAAATTGTCGAAAAAGCGTTTATGAAGGGGATTAATTTTTTTGATACTGCCGACATTTATGGAAGTGGGCAATCATCAACGGTCTTTGGAGAAGCGCTAGACGCTAGCTCTCTCACCCGTGATCAATATTTCTTGCAATCAAAAGGCGGGATCATTTTAGAAAAAGGGCAAATTAACGGTGACCGACTCAAAGGTCCGCGTTATGATTTCGATGCCAAGCATTTAATTGCCGCCGTTGACATTGAACTACAACGTCTACATACCGACTATTTAGACTCTTTCCTATTGCATCGACCAGATACCCTACAAGATCCAGCTGAAATTGCGATGGCCTTCAATCAGTTACAACAAGCTGGAAAAGTTCGGCATTTCGGAGTTTCAAATATGAATCCATGGCAAATTGAATTACTACAAAGTGCTTTGAACCAAAAATTAGTCGCAAATCAACTTCAATTTGGTATCATGCACACCGGTATGATTGATGCGGAATTCCACGTTAACATGCAAGACCCGCGTTCAATTGATCATGATGGCGGAATTTTAGCCTACTCACGTCTCCAACAAATGACCATTCAAGCTTGGTCACCATTCCAATATGGTTTCTTCGAAGGACCATTCATTGATAATCCAAAGTTTCCTGAAATTAATGCAAAGTTGCAAGAAATTGCAGATAAAAATAATACTAGTAAAAATGCCGTAGCTGTAGCTTGGATTACCTACCATCCTGCCAATATGCAAGTCATCTTAGGGTCAATGAACATTAATCGTATTGATGAAATGACCGATGCTGATCAAGTCCATCTTACCAATCAAGAATGGTACGATATTTATTTGGCAGCGGGGAATGATTTACCATAA
- the galE gene encoding UDP-glucose 4-epimerase GalE, which yields MSTLVLGGAGYIGSHMVDSLRAQNKAVVVVDNLATGHRLAVPEDVPFYQVDIRDKQALSAVFDQEEIDQVVHFAASSIVPESMTDPLKYFDNNTAGMIALLEVMLEHDVKQIVFSSTAATYGDAKESPIKETTPQLPINPYGLSKLQMEQIMAWADKAYNLKWVALRYFNVAGAKPDGSIGEDHPTETHLVPIILQTALGERDAITMFGDDYNTPDGFNVRDYVHVMDLVDAHVLALDYLAKGNVSNQFNLGTANGYSVKQMVEAAREATGMEIPATVGPRRAGDPDSLIADSTKAREVLGWTPQYESVQEIIKTAWTWHQTHPEGYQDRSKN from the coding sequence ATGAGTACTTTGGTATTAGGTGGGGCAGGATATATTGGATCGCATATGGTTGATTCATTACGTGCTCAAAATAAGGCAGTGGTAGTTGTGGATAATTTGGCGACAGGGCACCGACTAGCTGTGCCTGAAGATGTTCCTTTTTATCAAGTTGATATCCGTGATAAGCAAGCGTTGTCAGCGGTTTTTGATCAAGAAGAAATTGACCAAGTTGTTCATTTTGCGGCCTCTTCAATTGTGCCAGAATCGATGACCGATCCGTTGAAGTATTTTGATAATAATACGGCGGGAATGATTGCGCTCTTAGAAGTGATGCTGGAACATGATGTAAAGCAAATTGTCTTTTCTTCAACAGCAGCTACCTATGGGGATGCTAAAGAAAGTCCAATTAAAGAAACGACGCCTCAATTACCAATTAACCCGTATGGCCTTTCAAAGCTACAGATGGAACAAATTATGGCTTGGGCTGATAAGGCGTATAATTTGAAATGGGTGGCCCTACGTTACTTTAATGTAGCAGGAGCTAAGCCAGATGGTTCAATCGGTGAAGATCATCCGACTGAAACTCATTTGGTACCGATTATTTTACAAACAGCACTCGGTGAGCGTGATGCCATCACGATGTTTGGGGATGACTATAACACGCCTGATGGCTTCAACGTCCGTGACTATGTGCATGTGATGGATTTGGTTGATGCGCATGTCTTGGCTCTTGATTATTTGGCAAAGGGTAACGTTTCAAATCAATTTAATTTGGGAACGGCTAATGGATATTCAGTGAAACAAATGGTGGAAGCGGCTCGTGAAGCGACGGGGATGGAAATTCCGGCTACAGTTGGGCCACGCCGTGCTGGTGACCCCGATTCTTTGATTGCTGATTCAACCAAAGCTCGTGAGGTTTTGGGGTGGACTCCACAATATGAATCAGTACAAGAAATTATTAAGACTGCCTGGACTTGGCATCAAACGCATCCTGAGGGATATCAAGATCGTTCAAAAAATTAA
- a CDS encoding acyl-[acyl-carrier-protein] thioesterase has product MRIFETKHEILDFEGDMSGKLMLPNILSLAIMGSTKQSLAYEVGPDYTHAMGLGWIVLQHEIIIYRRPSVGETVTIQTHGKEFNPFFAKRDYTFLDEDSNKIIQIDSMYAMLDMEKRKMARIPDALVQAYQPDSVKRVPHLAKPLRFTNEEAADLTRLYQVRFSDIDSNQHVNNAKYLDWAQDPLGRDFLLEHEPQLVNIKFEHEVLLGETVVSKVIQQKNQTKHQIWMGDELAAEVGIKWTEN; this is encoded by the coding sequence ATGCGAATTTTTGAAACAAAACATGAAATTTTGGATTTTGAAGGGGATATGTCAGGGAAGTTGATGCTTCCAAATATTCTAAGTTTAGCGATTATGGGATCAACCAAACAATCCTTAGCGTATGAAGTTGGACCTGATTATACGCATGCCATGGGACTAGGCTGGATTGTTTTACAACATGAAATTATAATCTACCGGCGACCATCTGTGGGAGAGACGGTAACCATCCAAACGCATGGAAAAGAATTTAACCCATTTTTTGCGAAACGCGATTATACATTTTTAGATGAAGATAGTAATAAAATTATTCAAATTGATTCAATGTATGCCATGCTAGATATGGAAAAAAGGAAAATGGCGCGGATTCCAGATGCATTAGTACAAGCATATCAACCTGATTCAGTTAAACGCGTGCCACATCTTGCGAAACCATTGCGATTTACTAATGAAGAAGCAGCAGACCTAACACGGCTATATCAAGTTCGATTTTCCGATATTGATTCTAATCAACACGTCAATAATGCTAAATACTTAGATTGGGCGCAAGATCCACTAGGTCGTGATTTTTTGTTGGAACATGAACCCCAGTTGGTTAATATCAAATTTGAGCACGAAGTTTTGCTGGGTGAGACCGTTGTGTCTAAAGTCATTCAACAAAAAAATCAAACCAAACATCAAATTTGGATGGGGGATGAGTTGGCGGCTGAAGTAGGGATCAAATGGACTGAAAACTAA
- the rsmI gene encoding 16S rRNA (cytidine(1402)-2'-O)-methyltransferase — protein MQVQKSFIKQMTGTLFLVPTPIGNLGDMTQRAIETLKTVNLIAAEDTRHTAQLLNQFAITTKQISFHEHNKETRIPELIDRLQQGLDLAQVSDAGMPSISDPGHELVLAALDADIPVVPIPGASAGITALIASGLAPQPFLFYGFLQRKPKEQQAELVALARHSETMIFYEAPHRLAKTLANIAKILGPDRRVVLARELTKRYEEFLRGTAEELVRWSQDNQVRGEFVIVIEGGLEVELAAELQDPLADLSNLEAVDALVKQGLKTTAAVKEIAKKRQLDRQTLYLAYQEQNEG, from the coding sequence ATGCAAGTACAAAAAAGTTTTATTAAGCAAATGACTGGGACCCTTTTTTTAGTTCCCACCCCCATTGGTAACTTAGGTGATATGACACAACGTGCCATTGAAACATTGAAAACAGTGAATTTAATTGCCGCTGAAGATACCAGACACACAGCACAATTATTAAATCAATTTGCTATTACAACTAAACAAATTTCATTTCATGAACATAATAAAGAAACACGAATTCCAGAATTAATCGATCGTTTGCAACAAGGTCTGGATCTCGCTCAGGTTTCTGATGCTGGGATGCCATCAATTTCAGATCCTGGGCATGAATTGGTGTTAGCAGCCTTAGATGCTGATATTCCAGTTGTACCAATTCCCGGTGCATCTGCAGGAATTACGGCTTTGATCGCATCTGGGTTAGCTCCGCAACCATTTTTGTTTTATGGTTTCTTGCAACGTAAGCCGAAAGAACAACAAGCCGAACTGGTAGCATTGGCTCGGCATTCTGAAACAATGATTTTTTATGAGGCCCCTCACCGGCTGGCGAAGACATTGGCTAATATTGCTAAGATTTTGGGGCCTGATCGCCGGGTGGTCCTGGCCCGGGAATTAACTAAACGGTATGAGGAGTTTTTGCGGGGAACTGCCGAAGAATTAGTACGATGGTCTCAGGATAATCAAGTGCGAGGCGAGTTTGTGATCGTGATTGAAGGGGGCTTAGAGGTTGAGTTAGCTGCGGAGCTTCAAGATCCACTAGCTGATTTATCGAACTTAGAGGCCGTAGATGCATTGGTGAAGCAAGGCTTGAAAACTACCGCTGCGGTAAAAGAAATTGCTAAAAAACGCCAATTAGACCGTCAAACACTATATTTGGCTTATCAAGAACAGAATGAGGGATAA
- the holB gene encoding DNA polymerase III subunit delta', with protein MEAQEIVKRAYLQQSALVERLKLAIESQQLAHAFLFAGPKGQGQADVATWLAMRLMCEHPTPNGDPDLVCSHCQRIAAHEHPDVIEIQPDGRSIKIDQIRYLQDEFNKTAVEGRQKVFIISAADTMTDNAANGLLKFIEEPVGQQTAILMVENRQQVLPTIISRTQVIDFHAIEPHVYQKGLVELGYPRTQVELIATLTNSLETAGEWLEDDWFKQSYQVLGDLVQRILRLDPQAFTQVQIQLMPLAQDKNRQMVLLNLLAAAWRDVLLMMDGAIYTPRIEDATSWLALAEPFGFNKLLMVQELCLKAPQWLNSNISFQTVVETLVLKSQFILAND; from the coding sequence ATGGAAGCTCAAGAAATTGTGAAACGCGCTTATTTACAGCAATCAGCGCTCGTGGAGCGATTAAAGTTGGCGATTGAGAGTCAGCAATTAGCACATGCTTTTTTATTTGCTGGTCCAAAAGGCCAAGGCCAAGCGGATGTTGCCACTTGGTTAGCGATGCGGTTGATGTGTGAGCATCCAACGCCGAATGGTGATCCTGATTTAGTTTGTTCACATTGTCAAAGAATTGCTGCACACGAGCATCCAGATGTGATTGAGATTCAGCCAGATGGCCGGTCTATTAAAATTGATCAAATTCGGTATCTACAAGATGAATTTAATAAGACAGCGGTCGAAGGACGACAAAAAGTCTTTATTATTAGTGCGGCCGATACGATGACCGATAATGCTGCCAACGGGCTCTTGAAATTTATCGAAGAGCCGGTGGGTCAACAAACGGCCATTTTGATGGTTGAAAATCGACAACAAGTGTTGCCAACCATTATCTCACGAACCCAAGTGATTGATTTTCACGCGATCGAACCTCACGTTTATCAAAAGGGATTAGTAGAGTTAGGTTATCCGCGAACGCAGGTAGAACTTATTGCGACCCTAACGAATAGTTTAGAGACGGCAGGAGAATGGTTGGAGGACGATTGGTTCAAGCAAAGCTACCAGGTGCTGGGTGATTTGGTACAACGAATTCTGCGCCTAGATCCGCAAGCATTTACTCAAGTTCAAATTCAATTAATGCCGCTCGCTCAAGATAAAAATCGGCAAATGGTATTATTAAACTTATTAGCAGCAGCGTGGCGTGACGTATTATTGATGATGGATGGAGCGATATATACACCGCGAATTGAAGATGCTACAAGCTGGCTGGCGCTCGCTGAACCATTTGGGTTTAATAAGTTATTAATGGTGCAAGAGCTGTGCTTGAAGGCTCCGCAGTGGCTAAATAGTAATATAAGTTTTCAAACGGTCGTAGAGACGTTAGTTTTAAAAAGTCAGTTTATTTTAGCAAATGATTAA
- a CDS encoding cyclic-di-AMP receptor, which produces MKMIIAVVQDKDANKLGTEFIKNNIRATRTATSGGFLRSGNTTFMIGIENDRVEDVLEIIKNNAKARKQFMAPSASLDLSFEATTAMPMEVQVGGATVFVQDIEQFHRF; this is translated from the coding sequence ATGAAAATGATTATCGCCGTGGTACAAGATAAAGATGCAAATAAATTAGGAACCGAATTTATTAAAAATAATATTCGAGCAACGCGAACGGCCACGTCAGGTGGCTTTCTGCGGTCCGGAAATACAACCTTTATGATTGGGATTGAAAATGATCGCGTTGAAGATGTTTTGGAAATTATTAAAAATAATGCTAAGGCACGTAAACAATTTATGGCCCCTTCAGCTAGTTTAGATTTATCATTTGAGGCCACAACCGCTATGCCGATGGAAGTGCAAGTTGGTGGGGCGACGGTCTTTGTTCAAGATATTGAACAATTCCATCGTTTCTAA
- the tmk gene encoding dTMP kinase, giving the protein MVGKFISFEGPEGAGKTSVLKVLMPRLQKQYGSQLLITREPGGTDNPVAEAIRDVVLSPAYPTMDIRTEALLYAASRREHVQKTIKPALAANKIVLSDRFVDSSIAYQGAGRELGMDNVRALNDFALEGFLPDCTVYFNIRPEIGLERIQAHRQNEINRLDLDSIEFHQRVSAGYHQLAQQDPKRIVVIDAEQPLEQVIEDAWQAVNRVLKMEE; this is encoded by the coding sequence ATGGTTGGTAAATTTATTAGTTTTGAAGGTCCAGAAGGTGCTGGCAAAACGAGTGTCTTGAAAGTTTTGATGCCACGCTTACAAAAACAATATGGTTCACAGTTGTTAATTACTCGCGAACCTGGTGGAACTGATAATCCAGTAGCTGAGGCCATTCGCGACGTAGTCTTAAGTCCGGCCTATCCAACGATGGATATTAGAACTGAGGCGCTTTTATATGCCGCTTCACGACGTGAGCACGTTCAAAAAACAATTAAACCGGCATTAGCCGCGAACAAAATCGTTTTATCTGATCGGTTTGTGGATAGTTCGATCGCCTACCAAGGTGCAGGGCGAGAGCTGGGCATGGATAACGTTAGGGCACTGAATGATTTTGCTTTGGAAGGATTCTTGCCGGATTGTACGGTATATTTTAATATCCGACCAGAAATTGGTTTGGAACGGATTCAAGCTCATCGACAGAACGAAATCAATCGGCTCGATCTGGATTCGATTGAATTTCATCAGCGCGTCAGTGCGGGATATCACCAATTAGCTCAACAAGATCCCAAACGAATTGTTGTGATTGATGCGGAGCAACCGTTGGAACAAGTGATTGAGGATGCTTGGCAAGCTGTTAACCGCGTTTTGAAAATGGAGGAATAA
- a CDS encoding YaaL family protein, which produces MFGLKKLKLKPEIYDAELLDAIDDAKYDYEKAKASEIALFESEIDPRWIKAQTAFAKQKYFFLLRAARTRKMKGQWQRSIIRSEQLD; this is translated from the coding sequence ATGTTTGGATTAAAAAAGTTGAAATTAAAGCCAGAAATTTATGATGCAGAATTATTAGATGCAATTGATGACGCTAAATATGATTATGAGAAAGCCAAAGCTTCTGAGATAGCCCTCTTTGAAAGTGAAATTGATCCACGTTGGATTAAAGCTCAAACGGCATTTGCCAAACAAAAATATTTTTTCTTATTACGAGCTGCGCGCACCCGAAAAATGAAAGGGCAGTGGCAACGATCAATTATTCGTTCAGAGCAATTAGACTAG
- the recR gene encoding recombination mediator RecR — translation MQYPEPIAKLIDSYTKLPGIGIKTATRLAFYTIDMQEDDVTHFAQSLISAKRDLKFCSICGNLTEEDPCSICQDETRDPTVILVVEEVKDLMALENTNEFRGRYHVLHGVLSPLAGKGPDDINIDSLVKRLQKNEEIQEVIVGTNANAEGEATAMYLSRLLKPAGIHVSRLATGLAVGSDIDYADEITLIKSVEGRTQM, via the coding sequence ATGCAGTATCCAGAACCAATTGCAAAATTAATTGATAGCTATACAAAATTACCAGGAATTGGAATTAAAACAGCGACACGGTTAGCATTTTATACGATTGATATGCAAGAAGATGATGTCACGCATTTCGCTCAATCCCTGATATCAGCTAAGCGAGATTTAAAATTTTGTAGTATTTGTGGGAATTTAACTGAAGAAGATCCTTGTTCAATTTGTCAAGATGAAACCCGAGATCCCACTGTGATTTTAGTTGTTGAAGAAGTTAAAGATTTAATGGCTTTAGAAAATACAAATGAGTTTAGAGGTCGTTACCATGTCCTACATGGTGTTTTATCGCCACTCGCGGGAAAAGGACCGGATGATATTAATATTGATTCGCTCGTGAAACGACTCCAAAAAAATGAAGAAATTCAAGAAGTGATTGTGGGTACAAATGCGAACGCTGAAGGTGAAGCAACTGCGATGTACCTGAGTCGGCTCTTAAAGCCAGCGGGTATTCATGTATCGCGCTTAGCAACCGGTTTGGCGGTAGGGAGTGATATCGATTACGCGGATGAAATTACTTTGATTAAGTCCGTAGAGGGGAGGACTCAGATGTAA
- the dnaX gene encoding DNA polymerase III subunit gamma/tau codes for MAYQALYRTWRPQKFADMVGQEVVTKTLRNALMTEQISHAYLFTGPRGTGKTSAAKIFAKAVNCLHPVDGEADGTCEICQAIDQGTLGDIIELDAASNNGVDEIREIREDVNYAPTLAQYKVYIIDEVHMLSTGAFNALLKTLEEPPANVIFILATTEPQKIPATIISRTQRFDFKRIDATAAYDRMIYILNQRGNTYDETAVKVIANAADGGMRDALSILDQALSFGNGHVTLENALLVTGSVTQTLLGEYVMALVDHDSKRALAKLSEVLIAGKDAGRFIEDLISYARDLLLNTEAPDLIALVPDDNFKQLAKNQAADIWYQMIDLLNETQQQLRFTNRPSIYLEVLTVKLSRLNQEVSQIKQPVQTKELVSQPNPAPVRDKPILTSPQAETTQSTTSTVTPVTKPIKMAHKASTEQSHVFAILGEATRGDLNRLQGVWADVVAQLNVSQKAILSTAKPLAASANGVLLGFDFEIFRDKTKKDQTLVDTLNEQIRKLTGAENERELGLVTNDEWPILRKQWIQQHRQNQTVPERAAASTEVEMTATDLPDAIENDGESTQTHEIVQAAKDLFGDDLVEVKAD; via the coding sequence ATGGCTTATCAAGCACTTTATCGGACCTGGCGTCCACAAAAATTTGCAGATATGGTTGGTCAAGAGGTGGTGACAAAGACCCTCCGGAATGCTTTAATGACGGAACAAATTTCGCATGCATATTTATTTACCGGACCACGCGGGACTGGGAAAACATCAGCGGCAAAAATTTTTGCTAAAGCGGTGAATTGTCTTCATCCAGTAGATGGGGAAGCTGATGGTACTTGTGAAATTTGTCAGGCGATCGACCAAGGGACCTTAGGCGATATTATTGAATTAGATGCCGCTTCAAATAATGGCGTTGATGAGATTCGAGAAATTCGAGAAGATGTTAATTATGCGCCCACATTAGCTCAATATAAGGTTTACATCATTGATGAGGTGCATATGTTATCAACGGGTGCCTTTAATGCACTTTTGAAAACCCTAGAGGAACCACCAGCCAACGTGATTTTTATTCTAGCTACTACGGAACCACAGAAGATTCCGGCAACAATTATCTCACGTACTCAACGATTTGATTTTAAGCGGATTGATGCTACGGCTGCTTATGATCGAATGATTTATATTTTGAATCAACGTGGCAATACCTATGATGAGACGGCGGTGAAAGTGATCGCCAATGCGGCTGATGGTGGAATGCGTGATGCCTTAAGTATTCTAGATCAAGCTTTATCATTTGGAAATGGACATGTGACGTTAGAAAACGCCCTGCTGGTGACGGGATCGGTCACTCAGACCTTATTAGGCGAATACGTGATGGCATTAGTCGATCATGATTCAAAACGTGCCTTAGCAAAGCTTTCTGAAGTCTTAATTGCGGGAAAAGATGCAGGCCGTTTTATTGAAGATCTCATTAGTTATGCCCGTGACTTGTTGTTAAATACGGAAGCGCCTGATTTAATTGCGTTGGTTCCGGATGATAATTTTAAACAATTAGCGAAGAATCAGGCAGCCGATATTTGGTATCAAATGATTGACTTGCTCAATGAAACACAACAACAATTACGTTTTACAAACCGGCCTAGTATCTATTTAGAAGTTTTAACGGTTAAGTTAAGTCGTCTAAATCAAGAAGTGTCGCAAATCAAACAACCGGTACAAACCAAAGAATTGGTGAGTCAGCCTAATCCAGCACCTGTCAGGGATAAACCAATTTTAACGTCGCCACAAGCGGAAACTACACAATCGACAACTTCTACTGTGACACCTGTCACTAAACCGATTAAAATGGCACATAAAGCCAGCACTGAACAAAGTCATGTTTTTGCTATTTTGGGCGAAGCAACCCGTGGCGATTTGAATCGCTTGCAAGGAGTGTGGGCTGATGTCGTGGCACAATTAAATGTCTCCCAAAAAGCCATTTTAAGTACCGCTAAACCATTAGCAGCCTCGGCTAATGGGGTTCTTTTGGGCTTTGATTTTGAAATTTTCCGTGATAAAACGAAAAAAGATCAAACGCTAGTGGATACATTAAATGAACAGATTCGTAAGTTAACCGGTGCAGAAAATGAACGAGAGCTGGGCTTAGTTACCAATGATGAATGGCCTATTTTAAGAAAACAATGGATTCAACAACATCGTCAAAATCAAACGGTTCCTGAACGTGCAGCTGCTAGTACGGAAGTAGAAATGACCGCGACTGATTTACCAGATGCGATTGAAAATGACGGAGAATCAACACAGACGCATGAGATTGTTCAAGCGGCTAAAGATTTATTTGGGGATGATTTAGTTGAAGTTAAAGCTGATTAA
- the truA gene encoding tRNA pseudouridine(38-40) synthase TruA translates to MPRYRAIVAYDGTDFSGWQVQPNKRTVQGELEKAVNRMAKNPIQPIRVQGSGRTDAGVHALGQVAHFDLPFDIPVIGVQKGLATMLPFDIEIKTVEKVDSDFHAQYNAHTKTYLYRLSNRSFRDPFKRNYTGYWPRYLEPSKMEQAINDYLGEHDWQSFAAAGFQAKTTVRTVTAVKFSNDVEQQELIFEFTGTGFLYNQIRIMVGVLLEIGGGSRPVDDIPRLLAQKDRQQARLTAPASGLYLKSVDY, encoded by the coding sequence ATGCCTAGATACCGAGCCATTGTCGCCTACGATGGAACCGATTTTTCTGGTTGGCAGGTCCAACCAAATAAACGGACCGTCCAAGGTGAACTAGAAAAGGCTGTTAATAGAATGGCTAAAAATCCGATTCAACCGATTCGAGTGCAAGGTTCCGGGCGGACGGATGCTGGAGTTCACGCTTTAGGACAAGTGGCGCATTTTGATTTACCATTTGACATTCCGGTAATAGGGGTGCAAAAAGGATTAGCGACGATGCTGCCGTTTGATATTGAGATTAAGACGGTTGAAAAGGTTGATTCAGATTTCCATGCGCAATATAATGCACATACTAAAACATATTTGTATCGTCTTTCAAACCGAAGCTTTAGAGATCCTTTTAAGCGTAATTACACGGGTTATTGGCCGCGCTATTTGGAACCTAGTAAAATGGAACAAGCTATTAATGATTATTTAGGAGAACATGATTGGCAAAGTTTTGCAGCGGCAGGATTTCAAGCTAAAACGACGGTACGTACAGTCACCGCGGTTAAGTTTTCAAATGATGTTGAGCAACAAGAATTAATTTTTGAATTTACAGGCACGGGTTTTTTGTATAATCAAATTCGTATCATGGTAGGAGTTTTACTAGAAATTGGCGGTGGTAGTCGTCCGGTAGATGATATTCCACGTTTATTAGCTCAAAAGGATCGTCAGCAAGCCCGCTTAACTGCACCGGCTAGTGGTTTGTATTTGAAATCGGTTGATTATTAA